Below is a genomic region from Triticum dicoccoides isolate Atlit2015 ecotype Zavitan chromosome 5A, WEW_v2.0, whole genome shotgun sequence.
ATATTACAACATATAGCACACATAACATTTCAAAAATTTCTGAAAGGAGAACACACATGTGCATGTGTGAATACTATGCGCAGTTACAAAAGATTGTACAAAAAATATGCATTTTGTGCAGCTACAGAAGAAAATGGTAGACAGGCATGTTTCTCTTCATTCTCTGCAGAACACAAATGAACATGTTTCTCACCAAAACAAAATACAAGCACAGAGTATATGCCACATGTAAATTTATGCTTTTTCTGGATTTTCTATTCAAACTTAAAAATAATGTTCGGTTTTTTCTTCAGGAAAGCTCATAATCCGTGTCCATGCTACTAATCATATTTTAGATCTCCTATAAAGTATATATTTTTATTGTTACAACATTATGTAATCAAAATGAACACAGACGGCTGAAGTTAATGCTAACAGCTGTGTACCATTTTAAACGCCATTGGCTCCCAATATTACATCCAAATGTATTAGTAGTTTGGtttatttttgcttgttttttaagaGATTACCATCCCTGTTTGAGACAAAGTGCCTAAATAAATCAAATAACTCAATCCTAACATATTACAACTTCAAGTAAAGCATTTTCTATCAAAACAGAACCAAACTCTCAACAAATAGGTACGTCCTTCTTTGGACTGAACTTGCATGTCCTTCCTATACTCAATGCAGCTGCTGCTATGCCATGAGCCCATGACATGTTTAGCAGAACTTCAGAATGTTTATTTGCGCAGATCTTGCCAAGAAAACTAGCTCATATGCACAAGAAATTCCTTGCCCTCGAGATAAACAATGTATTCAAGGTTTATTTATACATCATTTTGTCAGGCAATGCCCAAAAATAGATCAAACTACAAATATGTTTGGAATTAGTTATCTTTTCTGGAAGCTGTCAAAGCATGCTGTTGTCTTATACTTCAAGGCACGAGAAACAAACATGGCTAATTTTTCCTAGCCTAGCAAAGCTACACGGAAAACTTAACTAAACATGACAATTGTTGCAGGAAATAAATGAGATTATTAGAAGAAAAATGATATACCATGGACAAAATATCAGTACCTGGTGCACAGGAATATGTGAGATCACTGTTTCTGGAGAGGGGCTTCTTAAAGCTTCATTAAGATCCATGCAAACTGCCAGGCATTGGAATGGATCCTCTGCCTCAAGCCACCATCGCTTGCCTTCAAGAGGCCTATTagctgagtcaaatatgtcatccaGGTGATTCTCAGTAAATGCAATCCGGCCATCGTATGATAACTTGTCTACACCTCCACCATATAAATTTGCTAGGTGTATCTTCAGCCAGCGCAAGCCTGATTCACCAAGTGGTCGACCTTCAGAAAACTCCAACACTCCACGACAAAGATCTGAACCCAAGTGATTCAGGTAAGGATGCATTGGGTAAGCACGGCCTCTAAAATCAAGGTTGTGTGGATAGTAAAACCCCGCTTCTTCCTTCATTTTGCGAGCTACCTGTTACCAACAAGGGTACATTAGATGAAGAGTAAAAATTGAGTAAATGATGTCCGACTAGAACCCTTATAGTCGCTTACGGCAAGTTTAAGCTCAACATCACATCTCTGAGAATGCCTTTCACTGTTTTCCTTCTTGGCTGACCTCATGCTCCACCTCCACTTCTTCAGCTCAGCTTCATCTTCAGTGTCAGGCTTCTCCGGTAGGGAAACCTAGAGTACATGAAAAGAAAAGTTAGCATATAAAACAAGAATGCCATAGTCTTCATAAGATGAAATCCAGAGACAAAAAGATGGCAACTCACGTCAGCACGATCAACCAAGTCAGCAAGTCGGCCACCGCTGGACCAAATTCTGTCAACAATACTAAGAACTTTTTTGTTGACCCTCCACTTGGTGCTCCCAAGATTATCTAAGGCCTGAAACCAAGAAGGCATCAAACGATTATATCACATAGACAAAGATGCTTAGCAAGAACAGCCATCAGCATGCCAATGTGCAAACAGCATATTAACAAGAGGAACAGCTATCTGCATCAAGTGTGCTAAAAAGAGATCCATGCATGTGATCTTGAAAACGTATTTCAATCATAACTATTCATCTAATCTGCAAAGATGATATAAACATGAGGCAAAATAATACCTCAAAAATTGTTTGCATCTGTTCCTTTGGAGCCTTTTTTACAGCCTCCCTTTGTTGCCTAGCTCCATGGGTGCGCATCACGTAGGATGGCAAAAATAAATGTGCACCCTTGTCATATCTGAAATTGCTATTAGTTAGTTCCCATAGCATTTACTGGGATAACTTTGCTACTCAAAATTAGGGATAACATGGTGCCACTAGTAACTTCCAGGCATGATGTACTCAAAATTAGGGATAATTTTGCTACTCAGAACCATTATATTAGTAATAATCCAACAGAGCAGCATCCACTCTTATGAACCACAACACACTGAAATAATCGAGAAGGGGACCATTCAGATTTGTGATTACACACAGCTACTATGATGTAACCTAACACACTTGAAGAACAGCCAAGCTATCTAGCAACATATATGCAAATAATTGTGAGGAACATGGATAAGCAGTACCAACCCAGTCCAATTGATCGGCGGAATCAACATGGGCATGTAAGGTATGACCATATGCTTTGCCTGTCACAGGAAAGGAAGGATCAGGGAATGCAATATTCTGGAAAGAAtattctgatgaagaaaatcattgcacGTGTGACAGAAGGAACAACTCAGTGACTCACTGTTCTATCCAGGCCTTGCCGAACCAGTGGATCGCACTTGATCACACCATATCGTCGACTTTTCCTATTTAAGTACAAGGCGTGAAAGAAAGCATAAGTTAGAACAGAGANNNNNNNNNNNNNNNNNNNNNNNNNNNNNNNNNNNNNNNNNNNNNNNNNNNNNNNNNNNNNNNNNNNNNNNNNNNNNNNNNNNNNNNNNNNNNNNNNNNNNNNNNNNNNNNNNNNNNNNNNNNNNNNNNNNNNNNNNNNNNNNNNNNNNNNNNNNNNNNNNNNNNNNNNNNNNNNNNNNNNNNNNNNNNNNNNNNNNNNNNNNNNNNNNNNNNNNNNNNNNNNNNNNNNNNNNNAGAAGGTACTCCCTACGCCACAAAATAAGTGTCGTTAGATTTAGTACAGCTTTAGTACAAAgtcagcgacacttattttgggacggagggactaTTAAGTAAGAGTTGACATGATTACTGTTGTTCTCTTGCCACAGTTCTCATTTCATGTGTGAAAGCAGGTCGGATTTCAGGTGTACTATCTCCAGACTGACTAGCAGGTGGTTGTATATGGGCCGTTTCAATAAATAGCTCAATCAAACGGCTGCCAACCTACAAAACGGCAAAAGATAATATAAATATGTCATTAGTTGAAGAAGTAAAACATATATCACCGAATAATTAAAAAGGTGCATACTTTTGCATGAGCATCTTGACCCCATGGCCTGGTGCTATCTTGCTTCTTCACTAAATGCCTGACTTGCCGTATCTTCTGCTTTTTCATCAGATCAGTGACTTTCTTTCTTAAACGCTCTTGTTCTTTGGCAATATCTGCATCCACTGCTTCTACTACTTTATCTACTTCTTTAGtgttctttttctttgtcttctcTAGAAATTTGTGGATTCGAACCTGGTCAAGGAAAAGAGGAAAAACATTACAATTACTCGTTAGCAATGTATACTAACGTATCCCATTAACCGTTGTCACCATAACTGGTGCAACAAAAGAAATAAATGCCAGGTTAACAATTGACTGAAAATCAATGGAAACGCCAAAGATATGCAAGGAAATAGCAGCTGACAAAGGTATCCCTTTCCGTCCCCAAGAAATAAAGGCACCTCTTTTATGGCACAATGTCAAACATATGTACGAAAATAGTTCAAAATTTATACTTAGAATGGTGGATATAAAGGGAATACATGTAACAGTTAGATTATTGACGTTCCAGAAAAATACTTGACATCAGGAAAGCACATACACCGTTCCCAGTTAGAGAAGAAAAACAAAGATAAGTGCAGTTTTCTGTTACGACATGTCAAACCACTACCAATAACAGTAATGATGCCTAACCTTAAATCATTCCAAGGCTCATGAGTAGGCCTTTAGTCAATCAAGTCATGTATATATTTTGACCCATTTCAACTACATTTACATAATCTCTTCAAAGGGTACCTTACTTTCAAATGTAACCAAATATTAATATCACTTAAATGTATTTTAGCTCCAGACGTACCTAACCTACAGTGTTTCAATAACCCAGAGTTCATCAGAGAATATATTCAGCCTTACATAATGCCATACCTATACGAATGAAAACATAAATTGGTAATTTCAATCATGTCACACCCTCTAATGAATAATGGTCCATAGCACTAAATTATTATAAATCTAAGAGAAGCTATTACTAAAAACGTCATTTTTCGACCTTAATTGATAAAAAATCAATGATCTCAACCACCAGCAGTGTCAACCTAGTGGTCACTTGAGATTAGTAAGAACCACCACTGCTAATTCATTTTGATGTGGCAACCATTTCGGTGTGCAACTGCACAACTGGAAAAAAAGAAGCTCAAGTGCCACCCACGAGCCAACACACCTCATGCTCAACTGCTTCACCAATCTGGCAAGCGGCCTGGATCACACGGACGCTTCCATCACCACTGCCAGTCATAAGCAGCCCCATGAGCTTGTGCATGGTGATAACGGCCATCATGTCGGCGGGAAGCATGTTAAAATACGGGGCGTGGGAGGCGCGTGTCCCACGCTCGCTGACAAGCTCCTGCTCAGCGATGATCTGGTCCCTCAGTGGCTCAAACCAGCCAAGGAAGAGTGACTTGACATAGGGCAGGTTGGGCGCCAGCTTATGCTCGCACATGTCGGCGAGCAGCTCGCGGTACTCCTTAGCCGCCTGCTCCCACGCCTCGGTCTCGATCCGGATTTGCCGATGGCGCAGTGAGACGTACTTGGAGTATCCAATGCCATGCTCCGCCGCCAACTCTGCCAGCTGCCTCCCCTGCCCGCGCCCCCTCCTCCGCTCCTTCTTCCCCGCCTGACCTGCAGCTGCAGC
It encodes:
- the LOC119301135 gene encoding DNA-directed RNA polymerase 1B, mitochondrial-like, whose product is MLPAPTPAAETAICPPSPPPPPPPPVLLPTKAPALMWRRLPSRRLASALLSASAPQLPPPPLHRLLLPAPAAAPGILPPARLLWGQPPSRFASSSAAAAEAVSSEEVDEPHHAPEEIVRLGPNTKLPVAEAAAAGQAGKKERRRGRGQGRQLAELAAEHGIGYSKYVSLRHRQIRIETEAWEQAAKEYRELLADMCEHKLAPNLPYVKSLFLGWFEPLRDQIIAEQELVSERGTRASHAPYFNMLPADMMAVITMHKLMGLLMTGSGDGSVRVIQAACQIGEAVEHEVRIHKFLEKTKKKNTKEVDKVVEAVDADIAKEQERLRKKVTDLMKKQKIRQVRHLVKKQDSTRPWGQDAHAKVGSRLIELFIETAHIQPPASQSGDSTPEIRPAFTHEMRTVAREQQKSRRYGVIKCDPLVRQGLDRTAKHMVIPYMPMLIPPINWTGYDKGAHLFLPSYVMRTHGARQQREAVKKAPKEQMQTIFEALDNLGSTKWRVNKKVLSIVDRIWSSGGRLADLVDRADVSLPEKPDTEDEAELKKWRWSMRSAKKENSERHSQRCDVELKLAVARKMKEEAGFYYPHNLDFRGRAYPMHPYLNHLGSDLCRGVLEFSEGRPLGESGLRWLKIHLANLYGGGVDKLSYDGRIAFTENHLDDIFDSANRPLEGKRWWLEAEDPFQCLAVCMDLNEALRSPSPETVISHIPVHQDGSCNGLQHYAALGRDKLGAVAVNLVSGEKPADVYSGIAARVVEIMKRDAQKDPAKDADAARARLLVDQVDRKLVKQTVMTSVYGVTYVGAREQIKRRLKERGVIADDSELFGASCYAAKVTLTALGEMFEAARSIMTWLGDCAKVIACENEPVRWTTPLGLPVVQPYRKLGRHLIKTSLQVLTLQRETDKVMVKRQRTAFPPNFVHSLDGSHMMMTAVACKKQGLYFAGVHDSYWTHACDVDTMNKILREKFVELYDAPILENLLESFETSFPKLKFPPLPERGNFDMKDVLQSTYFFN